In Telopea speciosissima isolate NSW1024214 ecotype Mountain lineage chromosome 10, Tspe_v1, whole genome shotgun sequence, the DNA window cgatccgtttacatccctactagcAATCTTTGTTTATCTCAAGTCACTGGCTGTACACATGGTTCTCATTAGTAGATCTTCTACATACCAAAGAAATATATTATCTTTTCATTACttaaattattttcaaattagACAATAAATGATTGTTCTAATTAATGTAAAGGGAAAATTAATAAATCTCATAAAAATCCCTTACTTAATCTTGTGTAAACGATCTTCTCTTGAATGAATtctctttttccaaaaaaaaatacttgtgtaatactttattaaaaaaaatttatcttaCGTAATTTGTCTGTGgtctcaaaatcaaaaccttCCTATATTTGGCATAGAATTTTTCCTTTCCAAGATAAAGATGAACATGAGCTCATGATTAACCTAATTGGTGACAAGTTGCTAGGGAATGGTATCATTAATTGTGTTTGTCAAAATTAACAAAAGAATTCTTGGTCATGTAGTCCAAAGGATATATTGGGATCATTACGAATATCTACCACAAGACTCGAAATGGGATAAAAATTTGTGGATATGTAGATTCCAAAGATTCCTTACTTTACCTACGAAGTTTTAGCTGAAATGAAATTGAttaagtggcaaaataaatcattgaaaaatcaaagactacAATGCGGGTGCATATCAATACTTGAACTATTAAGAGGGTGCATCTGAATACATAGGAAGGtaaaatattgagtttgagtttgaaatttgacataagACTAGTATAGACCATTCCCTAGTCCCTACATATCTAATAGTTGAAGCTGCCATATCACCTTTCCATATGGTAAAACTAAGTAGATGGTCTATAGATATGCATCTAGGCTTGATGGTTTAGGTCCAAGAAATCTTCCGCCCTCCCAAGCAAGCTCAAAAGTGGTAAGTTCGATTTTGAGAATTGCGCTAACAGAGAAATAAAGAGGGATAATTATGTAGGAACAATTTTCTTTCATCcgtggtgaagagagaatctcttaataCATAATTCTTATGTTAGGAAGGGACTCTTGAAAGCCAAGGACATTTTAGACTTTGTACAGTAGAGTAGAGGGAATAGTGaaacctaagggtgtcaattctaggcccgaCAATCGACTACCTTGCGTTTATGGGTGTTAGTTTGTACAGTTTCGATTTGGTACAAGATACACATGtagaaaccaaaacaaaatcgAACCGCCAATAAGAGcacatttttttaatcaattcaAATTGACCCTATTTGATCGGTTTAATTCGGTTTAGGTCCTATCACCCACAAAGACATTTTGAATTGACCCCTCCAACTACTAGTAAAGATTGATTTGAAGTTTTGAACACAATGCATATCCATTGAGGAAATGGAAGGTTCTAGTATCTTCTTTCAAGGAAGAATCAACGAAATATAGTTCAAAGTTAATAGTGTATATTTAATCACTTAGATTCATAAAGATGAATATTCAACAATTGTCCCAAGCTTGCTTGTAACTTAATGATGTTTTATGCCTTTATCTTTAACAACTAGCGTTAATGGTTTTTAAAGTGCTTTTAGTGGTAGGCCACAAACCCAATTCTAAGATGTTATTCTTGTTTATTGtaaatttgttttgattctAACTAATCGATTTCACccttgaaaccaaaatcaaaccgaatcaagaaattattcattattttaaaattaaaattgaattataTTAATGgttggtttcaattttggttccAAATCGACACTTTTACTCGCACTAAAAATGCTCAATTATTAATCAATCGATGCTTGAACAGTTGAATCTAACACTATTTAATAATCGATTGAATCAATATGGGGATTCAACCAATCAATTCAAGTTGGACCTACCAATGCGTGCCAACTTTTAATACTCCTACTTAAGGGAGAGCGTTCTTTGTGAGGGAATGTAGAAGCCATGCATGCTAGCATCTCAAGGACTAGATTTCTGCTTTTCATGGGgcggggcgatcatttcacTCCCCATTGTGTCTatgtccccctccccctccccctcggAGAGAACATTCTCCACTTAGTTAATTACCTACAACCCTGATTATATGAGATTCCCTATGACAATACAAACCATATGTTCCCATAGACACTACATTAAGTATATATAGCGAATTCTTATCGAATGAATAAAGTGTTGACTATTCAAGATTCCTGTTAGATACATGACAAACCGACCTAAATTAaatcaaattttatttgaaaggaCAGTGAAGAACACATCTCTTtttgtttattaattttttgggatAAAGTTATCTGCATTTGGGATGCTAGgtacgcctagacacatggagggtgggtgaaatgatcggTCTACCTTTAGATGACTCAAACCCTGCCATGTCCCAcctcatgtgtctaggtgcagcctATGCTAAGATGCACTCCCGAATTGAGATCGCGAgccttaattttttcttttatcatttcatttttattaaatttctcatgttttttttattttttaattttcatctttttattattctttttaattttggaaAAAGAATATTACCTGTGTGGCTCTTGTTTCAGGATccgttaaataaaaaattatatttgtgTTGATGATCTTGCgtacgctctcattggccttcGCATCGGTGTAGGCGCTATACAACCATACAACAATctctttttcttaaatttttttttttatccaaaattGTATTGTTCCTAGACGATTTGATATTGATACATAACAATCAACATAGCGCAATATGATGATTTAGTGATATGTTGCAATGACGATGATTTGGTGATATGGTATCATGGCGTGATTTGGCGATAATATATCACTATGGTGATAATTTAGCGATATGGTGACATGGCAACAATAAATCATTATGACGATTTAATGACATGGTGTCATTGCGTCGATTTGGGGATATGATGATACAACAATTTCATGATAAGATGCGACGTGAACGTAATTTGACAAAATGgcaatttgattttatgataTTATGGCAATTAGATTGAGGacgatatcaatccaataccaatttttatcaatattttattattttttaagaaaaaaaaagtaattgaTCGATACAATTGGAAGAGAAAATGAATAGAATTTCAAATATCAAACTCCCACCATTACAAGGAGCCAAGTGGCAAACATGACCTCTATTATACCGCCAAATGTTCACCGTTGCCCCACCAATACTTCAGAAGATTTTAATTCCATGATATTATGCCACAGGTataaacagatttttttttttttttaataaaaatccaTATACTTTAACAATTAAggctaatattttttttttggtgaatatagACTTTTTTTTATGTGTATAATAGGAAGAAGATCTAAGACTCACTTTCATCTTTAATTCTGTAAAAGGGATTTAAATAGCCGACCAAAACATGTGACTTTAAAGTCTTTTAAGGCTAAATgtgcttttctctttttcaaagAAATCTAGCCAAAAAGGGTAATGGATCTATTATGAGAAATTCTTCTAAGgtcttatcaaaaaaataaaataaaactcttCCAAGTGCCACTTGACCAactttacttttctttcatgtgcgtagagagagagagagagagagagagagatgcatgaGCCATTTGAATGATTGATGGGATGAGCACATGTGGGATGAGCACATGGATTTCGAGTTTAAATAGAATATACCAAGTTTACCTTCACCCATAagacatggtttgaggtatcggtattggatcgcTTGATATGGTCGATCTGTACGGTTTGAAGGTGATCGATATCGATACCTGGTCAATAATATATCGATAGGATAGTAtgaacaagggtaaaatagtcaagaaaacccatttttaagGAAACCTAAGAGTAAACTTGTCCGATATGGTCAATCCATttcgataccatatcggtattGTATTCGTTTGAAGATGATAGATACCCGATCcaatactgtgcactaaaaccatgatccaTACTTAAGAGggattttttctttaaaaaaaaaaattatgggagaaagttctctacgTGCCTACACAACCTGGGTGCGGTTTCAAGCAAATGAGAGAGTCTCCTTTAGAATCTGGCAATAAAGGAAGgagcatttatgacatatcacctcCTTACATGAACAATGATATGTGAGCATTCATGAggggtggggcgatcatttcacctCCCATTGTACTAGGTGTGGCCCCTAGCCCTGCATCCCACTCAGGgaacttttctcctttaaaCAAATAAGGCTTTCAATGACAATAGTTGCCATATCACCTTTCCATGAGGCATGTTCGGTGACTACACGGTTCAGGTTATCGACATCATATCGGCCATGTCAAAAACAGTATGTACCACTATCGTTAGTATCCGATAGATACCAATATTTTCGGTGGTATCGATCGAGGAGggtaaaatacttaaaaaaacaACTAAAGTATCGATaatttaaaagataaaatgatTCAATCCAACTCGATATGACCGATTCATATCAATATTGACGATATTTACTGAGACcaagaccgataccgataccaacACCCCAAACCTTGAGTGGCTGGAAAGTAATTTATCCTTTCCACAATAGTTGTCTATAAaggtattatttttttttaatattttaacaATATTTCTAGACTAATAAGAAGACCCCTCTTTTGTGGGTTTTGATCCTAGAGTCTCGCCTTATAAACTGGTATTGAGGACTGTAATTAACGTTATTAAACAACCATTGGGAGTATGTGTGTGTGGAGTTCTCAAATTGATAATGACAACTTAATAGCACTATTATTGTATGATTACAttattttgattaatttttCTACACTCATAAATATTTATAATCAAATTAAAATCGTTTTAAATAACTTGTCTTGACTGTTGATGCCTCAAATTCTATTTTCATTAATGGGTGAAACTTCTATGGCTTTCATAATAGTGAATTTAGCTCATCTCCACGAGTCCAGCACGCCTAGAGTGTTGCCGGCCGTTGGGCTATACCGCACATATTTCTAGGtgtgcatcgagatgtgtgcagcacagctcaaccgctggatgctccgtggcagcaccctgggcttTAGGCCCCCTGGAGATGATCCTGATCCAGTACTAGTTGGTTAGTTGCTGGTACCAAGGTTTGAAAAATCGATTTGGGTTGCCGATTCAGATTGGACTGATCCAAATCAAATACTaatgtttagggtttttttttttttttttacaagtaTTTAGTAGAACGTAAACTTTAATCACCAGAGGATTTCATGTAAATATAACAAAGTGAGAAAGATTGTTATGAAATTATCAATATATGTTTTTTTCCTATGAAAGGTTCTTGAAATCAACACAAAATGTCTTCTGAAAGGGCAAAAAATTTGTGTGGTGTGCGTTGTGTATATCTGTCTTTTCATGATTTTAAAAGCTAATTAAACTTTTGGGATTGtcgtgtggtttgtgtgattacccaaaaaacaaaaggcaaCAAATTTCATAAATCNNNNNNNNNNNNNNNNNNNNNNNNNNNNNNNNNNNNNNNNNNNNNNNNNNNNNNNNNNNNNNNNNNNNNNNNNNNNNNNNNNNNNNNNNNNNNNNNNNNNATTTCATTCCAATGGTTCACATCAAGCtagatttcaaaaaaattccTGAAAAAAACTTTACTACCTCAACTTTTACAATAgctaataagagagagagagagagagagaaatgattAAGAAGTAAAAACAGAGCACCTCACAAGTGAGGTTAGACTCCTAAATCTCCACAActtgacagagagagagagaggtgattATGAAGTAAAAAACAGAGAGCAGGGAGCATCTCACAAGTGTGGTTTAAACTCTTAAATCTCCACAAAACaacctgagagagagagagagagagagatgattaaGAAGTATGAACAGAGGAGGCAGGGAGAGCCTTCCAAGTGTGGTTAGAGACTTAAATCTCAACACAACAACCTGAGTGAATAAATCCAGAAAACTGATCGGGTATATCAATCTTCTGAAATTTATTGTTTTGCCCTCCATTCTCTACCAAGAAGACCCCTTGGGTTGCATCAAGGTGAGCCGAGCCGGCCACAAGGGTTCTCTCTCCCAGTCCCACTGCGCATGCCCCTGCTCCAACTGCTGCATCCGCATCAGCCCAGCAAATCAACTTCCCGTCTTTGCCCACATCAACACACCCCCTGGGGCATCGATCCGCCACCCACGCCTCCTCCACTAGGCGCCACCGATTCAATCCGAGTTCGAAAACCTCTGCGCTCCTCACAAACCTCCCCTGATGCTCTGTCCCATACCCGCTCACTACCCAAAACTCGTTCCCCACCACCACACCTTCGCATTCGTCTCGTTCTTCGCTCATGGAACACAACTCCTCCCACTCGTCTCGTCTCACATCGTACGCCCATGCCGACCTCATCGCATTCTTGCTCTCGTCATGGCCGCCCGCCACAAACACCCTTCCTTCCACCGCACCTGCCGCAAAGAAAGATCGCTTCGAAGGCATGTCTTTGCCTTTTCTCCATTTCCGAGATGTGAAATCATAGACGAATACGTCCTTCACAGGGTCCCAACTCGCCGGGTCCCATCCACCCATAAGAACGAGTTTCCCCTCCACGCTCGATATTCGACAGAATAGCGGCAGCCCATCTGGGTAACTTGGAATAGCTTCCAATCGCTCCCAACTCCGACTTAGCGGGTCGAACACGGCTATCCCGTAAGGTGGCGGCCCAGCCGGTTTCCGCCCGTCGCTGATGGCAGGGAGAGACTGAACCAAGCAAGCCACCTTGTGGGTattcccagtttgtttcctcaGCTGGTAAAATGCCGGGCTTTTGAGCAGCTCTCGCCATCGACTGCAAACTTGGACGGCGACTTGGTGCGCCGTGTACGGCAACCGAGTCAAGCACTCAAGACCAATTTCTTCGGGTAGACCTGGAATCAActccatcttttcttctttccgtTATCGAAAACTCAAAAAGAATGATCTGCGTGACTGCGTCTCTCTTTGGCTATTTGAGAGGTAGGATATGAAGTGGTGGTGGCTTCTCAGTTGGGTATTTATACAAACAGTTAGAGAGCAGATCACGATCGATTAGCCACAATCTTCTACTGCCACTTGGAGCTCTAGGGTTGGACGGCTGGCTGAGTAGACACAATTGCTTAGGGTTTCAATCAAGTGTCACAAATGGGGCTTCTCTTGTGGTCCGGGGTGTAAATTTCTATTACGGGTTGAAAACtatctagaaagaaaaaaaagaaagagaaaggattGCACTCAAAGTGTTTGACTGGTGGTTTGAGAGGAAAAGCCGATAAGGGTTTAAGGCTAATGGGCCCACAAGGAGGCCTAGCAATGTTTGTAGCAATGTTTGTGGATCCCGTTTTGGCAAGATGGGCTGATTGATAGATCAAAATCAGGTGGAAAGCGCCACGTGGATGGATAAAAAGATAAACTTTTGGGTCTTGATGAGTTGGAATGTTCTTGTCTTGATCCTTGTGTTCTTTGCTTTCGATTCTAGAGCAAAGAGATAGAGTTGTAACACTAGCTAGATAGAACCAAAAACAGTGAGTTCTAGAAGGAAAGCGAAAGATGCCCACAGGTTAGGGTAAATTGGAA includes these proteins:
- the LOC122641613 gene encoding F-box/kelch-repeat protein At2g44130-like; translation: MELIPGLPEEIGLECLTRLPYTAHQVAVQVCSRWRELLKSPAFYQLRKQTGNTHKVACLVQSLPAISDGRKPAGPPPYGIAVFDPLSRSWERLEAIPSYPDGLPLFCRISSVEGKLVLMGGWDPASWDPVKDVFVYDFTSRKWRKGKDMPSKRSFFAAGAVEGRVFVAGGHDESKNAMRSAWAYDVRRDEWEELCSMSEERDECEGVVVGNEFWVVSGYGTEHQGRFVRSAEVFELGLNRWRLVEEAWVADRCPRGCVDVGKDGKLICWADADAAVGAGACAVGLGERTLVAGSAHLDATQGVFLVENGGQNNKFQKIDIPDQFSGFIHSGCCVEI